The window GATGTATGCGCTACTCTTTACGTACAGTCTTTCTGCAGGTGCTTGATCTGATGAGTGTTGTTTAGTGAGAATTCCCACTCTTTAGTATTTGTATTGAACAAAGCACAGGGTAGTGAGTAGAGTTCTAGAACACTCTAgaacaaaatataaaataaaggGAACCCTTTTTGTGGCCTTGGATAACCTTATTTAGAACAGTAGGTAGCATCAAGGTTCTAAGTAGAGACCCTTATCATGCCGTCCTTTTTTGCACACATTGAACATGCATAATGACAGGATCTTCgtaaaccacaggaggttggtggcaccttcattggggaggacaggcttgtggtaatggctggagtggaataggtggaaATGTATCAAAGACAAACCCATGGTTTCAATAGGTTTGGTGACGTTCCCTTCACTCCGTTTCGGCCATTATCACGAACTGTCCTCCTCAGCAGCCTCTGGTGTTGTAAACATAGCTACTTTAGTAACTGGCATGTTCATATTCATGTCTCTGGCCCTGATGAACTGCAATAACCTATGACCTGGGTGGTCTAAACTATGTAAGCAATGATTATTCAGtatgttaaaggcccagtgcagtcaaaaatatGTTTTCCTGTGTTCTATATTTATtttcacactatgaggttggaataatactgtgaaattgtgaaaattatgattatGCCCTTTTAGTGttggagctgtttgaaaagactctctggcatttcagcctgttttggctGGATAGAGTTTTGGCCTGCttggcacttaaccctaatttgttcCACTACTATGGATGACCCTGTAAAAcaccacatttcactgcacctatccggtgtatgtgacaataaaacattattatcatcatcatcatcatcatcatcatcaccaagcagtaaattagttaatagacaaataataaagagttccaaacctctctgccaataacagctagtttcccCTCCCCAcaacactcccagacagtcctagctacaTTTTTGCTTGCTAAAAagcaatttttgtttgtttttgaccattttaattgaaaataatcacagtaaggtacttaattgttacccagaaattatttgatagagATAAAAACATCTGCATTGGATCTTTAGCAAATATGAATAAAGGTTATTCAAAGGTTAAAGGTTCTACTTAGAAAACATTTTTGGAGAAACAATAGGGTTCTTTGATTTGTCCCTGTAGGGGAACCCTTTGTGGTGCCTTGTAGAACCCTCTCATTAAATATTATTTATATTTCCAGGTAGAACCAATACAAGGTGCTATCTAGAGGCGTACTAGTACTGCaacaatactaatactaataataaattAAGAGAATAAAGCCGGGATTCAATCCAAGGAAATTGCCTTTATAAAGGCTGTCTAGTAGCTGCTCTAAAAAGCACCTTGGATTAAATCAGCCTAAGACTCCAAACATTTTTCCCACTGGAAGTATCAAAGACATACCACCAATACATGTGCTTCAGCATTAGAAATAGCATTATATCACAGAAAAGTAACTCAGTATTATATGACAGAAAAGTGATTCAACCTTAGAATCTTCATATAATGGTGTCTGGTTGTGTCATATGCTGTGCAATTttataacaaataaaaatattacatttacataagtattatgTAAATgggaatattacatttacataagtattatgTAAATgggaatataacatttacataagtattcagaccctttactcagcactttgttgaagcacctttggcagcgattacagcatcgagtcttcttgatcggctatgaaaagccaactgacatttactcctgaggtgctgacctgttgcaccctctacaactactgtgattattattatctgaccctgctggtcatctatgaacatttgaacatcttggccatgttcttttATAATCGCCACCAAATGAAGATTCTAAGGCTGAATCACAGCCAgaataggactggccacccctcatagcctggttcctctctaggtttcttcctaggttctggcctttctagggagtttttcctagccaccgtgcttctacacctgcattgcttgctgtttggggttttaggctgggtttctgtacaggactttgagatatcagctgatgtaagtaGGGCTTTatacatacatttgatttgattcttgggtatgatgctacaagcttattAACaaacctatatttggggagtttctcccattcttctctgcagatcctttcaagctctgtcaggtaggatggggagcgttgctgcacagctattttcaggtctctccagagatgtctgaTCAGGTTccagtctgggctctggctgggccactcaaggacattcagagacttgtcccgaagccactactgcgttgtcttggctgtgtgcttagggtcgttgtcctgttggaaggtgaaccttcaccccagtctgaggtcctgagcaaggacctctctgtattttgctccgttcatctttcccttgatctggacgagtctcccagtccctgttactgaaaaacatccccacagcatgatgctgccaccaccatgcttctccgtagggatggtgccaggtttcctccagacgtgacgcttggcattcaggctaaagagttcaatcttggtttcatcagaccagagaatcttgtttctcatggtctgagagtcctttaggtgccttttggtagacTAAgagggctgtcatttgccttttactgaggagtggcttccatcaggctactctaccataaatccctgattgatggagtgctgcagagatggttgttcttctggaaggttctcccatctccacagaggaactctggagctctgtcagagtaaccatcaggttcttggtcacctccctgaccaaggcccttctcccccgattgctcagtctgGTCGGGCAGCctactctaggaagagtctgtggttccaaacttcttccatttaagaatgaaggaggccactgtgtccttggggaccttcaatgctgcagaaatgttttggtacccttcctcagatctgtgccttgacaaagTCCTGTCTTGgaactctatggacaattccttcaacctcatggcttggtttttgctctgacatgcactgtcaactgtgggaccttatagacaggcgtgtgactttccaaatcatgtccaatcaattgaatttaccacaggtggactccaatcaagttgtagaaacatctcaaggatgatcaatggaaacaggatgcactggctcaatttcgaggctcatagcaaagggtctgaatacttctgtaaataagatatttctgttttaggTATTTTATAttggcaaaaatgtctaaaaaactattttcactttgtcattctgggctattgtgtgtagattgatgaggacttgttttattaatttaatccactttagaataaggctgtaacgtaacaaaatgtggaaaggttccgaatgtactgtacatgctgACATCCCTTAAGGTTCCTGACCAACAGAACCCAAAAGAACCCATGAACATAAAGAGGCAATACAGGTAGAAAACACAGGCCAAGCGATGTGAAATAGTGCAACATAAAAACAGGAATTTACCCACAACCTTCTAGCAAGACAATTCTTTTGGAACCATTCAGAAAGCAAAGAACCTAATGAAGAACCTTCTCCAAAGAAAGGCTTCCTCGAGGCTACATAGTGTGACATAAAATTAGTGTGACATAGAAAGTGTGAAATAGTACCATTGCtccaagaaaaaaaagaaaaaaagggtatttgtttcattagtccaatGTTGATacagccccaaaaatgtttgcAAGTCAGTAGTCAGGTTTTCACAGATATAGCACTTCCAAGAAGCAAAGTGCAGCATATGATCATGGAGACATCATCATCTTGAAAGTCCTATGTATTGAAAACATGATTGCTGACATGGAAAACATTCAGCAACAGTGgattaaatttaaaaaagtttgaaaaaagATACGTTTGAGTGGACTATTCCTTTAACCCAACTAGCGACCTCGTCAAGCGGTTCTGATCGTTTGGTGTAACGGGTTCGTCTCCTCATCCTCTTTGACATCTGCCTTTTCAGTCATTGAATGTGCCATTGTATTTCTTCTAAGTGGTTTCTGAAAGAGTCACACATACCGGTGCTGACAAATATAAACATTTTCCTGTGACAGACTTTGACAATCTTTTTGAGATTGTCTAATACTAATTTCCACCCACACATGCatacccgcacacacacacaggcttttaAAAGCCCAGTCATACACATGATACTTACGTTTGACAGTGACATTGATAGCGTCTGTAGAAGTAAGAAAATCAATGCATGTCATACATGTTGAGATATTCATTCATTTGACCTGGTGTTTGTTACAGTCAAATTATTAGTACAATGTCTTGACTTTAAGTCAAGTAAGtgccattaaaaaatatattaaacatTTTCCCATAGTTATTGCTTCTGTGAGTTGCCTGCCTGTTGGCAGTGGTGAACTGTGATATTCTCCCATGGAACAGTGAACACAACTATGAAAGATGTTAGGCTACAATGAAGAAAGTGAAGTCTGTTAAGAGTCCAAAATCAACAGGGTTCTCTAAGAACAAATCAATCTCTCCATGTAATTCAATCACAATAAAGCCAGACTTTGACAGTGTTTTAAGACCAAGCCAACAACTTACCCTTGAGAATGAAAATCTCTGGAAAAGTAAGAGAATAAAGGAATTATGGATTGTAGTATTTTGTTAATGTAGTTACGGTCAGACAGCCGTTACGGCTGATATTCAAGATATACCACGGCCTTGAGTCCCTTATAGTATTTTAAAATTATtactaaaaaactgttttcaccacGTTTTTATAATAAGGACAATTCACTAGAATTCACCCGTCATCAGAGACGATGTACTTTCATAAGATATTTGTAATTTAAGATTATATCCTGAATTCTACTGaatttattttgtacatttatactgtaataatctatatagattttttaaaatctgaatgtggatgtctacacacacacacacacacacacacacacacacacacacacacactacttacaTGGCATCCGTTATCAACTGAAGAGACAAGTGCAGCTGAAGATGGGAAAACACAATTTAAagaaacaataataataaattatATATTAATATAAGTAAGAATTTAAATCATTAGCTTTTGTTCTCTATGGTATTGACAAACCCTTATTGAACTAGTTAACATTTTCACCCTACCTGGAGAGTATAACTCACGCATAGCACACATACGGCACATACACACGACTTACCCCTCTCTTGTTTGAGTTTAGCTGTAGGTAAGTGACACAGAACAATTAAAGTGAGAAGGCCGAGATAATCACTAGAGAcgaatacaccacacacacacatacacacaccacttaCCTAGCTGTTCAGTGAGCTCTTGTTCGCGTGTACCTACAGAGAATGATAAaacccaaacaaatcatgagcTCTGTAACCCAAACGATGCACACACACCCCTTTTGGAACTGTCCGTAGATTAACAGTAAAACTAAGTATTAAAGTGAGAACACATGGATAAAtcatcacagacacacagaaagacaggcatatagacagacaaacacacagagacagacaaactaGTTATTTTCCACAGCACTTACCCAGCTCGTCAGTGAGCTCTTTTATACGTTGATCTGCATAGTATAAGAAAACACAAATTAAAATAATTATTCAAATCACGAgttcacacacatgcatgcacgagcacacacacaactTACCAGATTTTATTCTGGAACTGTCTGTAGATGAACAGTAAAACAAAGTATTAAAGTGAGAACACATAGATaaatcacactcacacacacacacacacacacacacacacacacacacacacacacacacgacagagagACGTTATTTTCCATACCACTTACCCAACTCATCAGTGAGTTCTTGTATCTGTTGATCTGCAAAGTCTAAGAAAAcaaattaatataattaatatattatataattaTGAGCTCTCGCACACACACTTTTCCCTCTCGTCTGGTGTTATCTGCTGATTTACAATAGACTAAGGCCAGGATCCAAACCAGCATAGATGAATGATCTGCACACAGCTATACACTGGAGAGATCATGTACGCTGTTCACTTATGTCAGTACAAACAGAAATCACCTTTAAAAGTCAATCACACAGGCTGTTACACAGGTTAAAGGCTAAAGTGTGAAGACACatagagagaaggtgagagacacgagagagcgagagacagatctgtaagattctcctacatgtccagaggaaaaccaCAAACATTGCATGCAGGGCAGagttaggccaatatccactaataataaaaactcaaaaaatagcaattacatttaggaaacatctaaaatacagtgacatTACCAAGCCCTGTCATGTCATTACCAAGCCCTGTCATGTCATTACCAAGCCCTGTCAtgtcattaccaagccctgcaataccaaaagctgagcaaagaaaaaagtcccctcatccagctggtcctggggctgagttcacaaacctgttctactaacacactgaagcctcaggaccagaataTCCTAAATAAATTACAacacaaaacaaaactacatgaCTTATTGGGagacacaagcacaaagcaaaatgcattgctatctggccctaaatcgacagtacacagtggcaaactatttgaccatggttactgatcaaaaccttagaaaaaccttgaaaagtacaggctcagtgagcacagccttgccattgagaagggtagacacaggaaaacctggctccctgtagaggaaaggctgtgcaaccactgcacaacagcagaacccgagacggagctgcatttcctgacaaaatgtaaaaaatataaaacacttaAGAGTTTAATTTCCCCAaatctgatgagagtaggctacccatcctgttgggggaggacgcagagagctgtgggttggcaggtGTCTGACACATGtcattgttattgttcaatgtatggttattttgacccttgattattgttgttactgttgtcccgttgacattattgattatgttaatattgtaaatctcaaaagtaagctttggcaatatgtacattgttacatcatgccaataaacaatttgaattgagagaaagtgagagagacagacagaaggagagcgagagagggggagagagtggggagagagagagagagagagaggggggagagagagagagagagagaggggggggggggggggagagagagagagagagagagagagagggggggggagagagagagtggggagagagagagaggggggggagagagagaaacagacagaaggagagcgagagagggggggagagagagaaacagacagaaggagagcgagagagggggggagagagagagagagagagagagagagagagagagagagagagagagagaaacagacagaaggagagcgagagagggggggagagagagaaacagacagaaggagagcgagagagagtggggagagagagaaacagacagaaggagagcgagagagagtggggagagagagagagagagagagagaggggagagagagagagagagagagagagaagacagggaaagagggagatacagacagagagacagagacaggtctGTTGCCATAAGAAAAGAGCaaccagtggagcacaaacaTTGTAAATACTAccaatatttatgtttatttatcttccctCACTATTTGTActacaactatttgcacattgctaaAACAATATACATAGCTGATAATATAACACTTGAAATGTCAATTTTTTTCAGTGCAATGTTTCCTGTGAATTTCTAATCGTTTTTTGCTGATGGTAAATTGGTTTCTTCTCACTTTTGtgtattgtttattttacttgctttggcaatgtaaatatatgtttcccatgccaataaagacaactgaattgaattgagtgagtGAAAATGTCCTATATTTCTCTCTGTGGTGATTGATGTTAAAAATGCCCCCTGAAGGTTAGGTTATACCAACCATAACTTACCTATCTTTTTTCTCAGTTTCTGGTATTTTATCCACATGAAACCAACCACAAGTCCACAAACACATACTATCAAAACAGGAACAGCAATCCACACCCAGGGAACTGTGGGAAACATCTCATCTGAAACACAGATGTCAAATTAAACCATCATATCACATTACAGAGTGCAGCTCCAAAGAGAAGTGTGTTATTTCCCGACATGTGTGGGATTTGATTAAATTCAAGTTTCCAGCTTGATGGTAAATGTTCACAAATAAAAAAAGGCACAATTTAAATAGTAGTGCTTTCACAGTGGTAACCACCATACAAATATCAGAGGCTTGTAGTTTTGTTCTCAAATCCTTCATGCCTATGAAACAGAGTGGATTATATTCTGCCCTAAGCAGGGCGCTAACACAATCAACTATCTTAGCCAATAGAGTAGTCTGTCACTCTGTGAGCGACAGCTGCCtttagacaccttagggaaggtGTGATGTCACTAATGTactgtgtttttatttttctcAATAGAAGAAGCTCACCTGGAACATTGTACTCTGTCTCCCTAGTAAAATTCAACTTTTGAAGCTGAACTCTACAGGTGAACGTGTTGGTGACATTCTTGTTCACGGTGACATGGCGTCTCACAATGTAGAGGCcctctgtgtccctgtgtgtctcaGCGGAACCAGCAAGGAGGACCTGTCTCTCACTGTCCAGCCAGTTCATCTCGGGTTTGGGGTACCAGCTTTTAGCCTCACACTTCAGGACCACCCCACTGCCTTTGGTTCCATTGATGGAGATCACTGGGTTGGACACAGCAACTAAACAGACAAGGTAAAACAATGATCAGAGATATGTACGCAATACATGTGCTTATGATACTGTAATAAAAGTACACATGTAACAGAGTTGAATTGGTAAATCTCACTCCTCCGCTTGAAATACCACCACCCACGCATTGAACTGTTAGCTTTTCGGTGACGCAGCTGACTAAGAAGAAGTCAAGAGGGAGGTCTTGTGTGTTTAAGAGACAGAAGATCCATGACTCACCAACAATGAGTTGAATGATGGTTTCCTGAACTAGACTGTTCGGTTCCGGAACTAGAATGTAACACATGTAGTTGCCTTCATCAGAGAGTTTCACTCGGGACAGTTTTAAGGAAACGTTGCCATTCTTCAGTTCTTTAAACAGTGACGTCCTTCCCCTGTAGGATTCATCCTGATCCACATTGGAGTCACGGGCGTCACGGTAAAAATGGACAACCTTGTCTTTCCTAGTTGGGTCTTTCAGGTTGGATATCGACCATTTCACTATCAAGCCAGCACTCTTGGTGAAATTCAACAGGGAACATGGTAGAATGACATCATCATCAGCAACAGCAACAACGGGATCAGGCGAAACAACATGAGATGTCTCTGAAAAGATTAAGAACAAATCACATCATAGGATACTTTAAAATTCACACATTTACAGTCACCCTGTCAAGTAGGCCTGCCTTTAACTGTGATTGTTATCTATAAGTAAATAATTGGGTAAAAACTCAATTAAATAATGATTAAACTTAAAATAAACAGCAAACAGCACAGCGTGCAAAAACAATATGTGAAGTAAAATATATTCTAAGATATAAACCATGCTTCTAAAACCTGTAGCATACATCAGGCCCTACACGCATGACATTATATTGATTTAGCTCTGCTTGTCGCCGTTTCATCCCTGTGCTACTGGCAGAATACTAGCCATAAACTTAGCCTCTACAGtgcactcggaaagtattcagacaccttcactttttccaaattttgttacattacagccttattctaaaattaattaaatacatttttttctcatcaatacccaataatgagtttctccaattcttccttgcagatcctctctcaagctctgtcaggttggatgaggagtgttgctgcacagctattttcaagtctctccagagatgttcgatcgggttcaagtccgggctctggccgggccactcaaggacattcagagacttgtcccgaagccactactgcgttgtcttggctgtgtgtttagggtcattgtcctgttgaaaggcaaatcttcaccccagtctgaggtcctgagagctcgagcaggttttcatcaaggatctctgtatactttgctccgttcatctttctttcgatcctgactagtctcccagtccacgttgctgaaaaacatccccacagcatgatcctgccaccaccatgcttctccgTAGGGATggcaccaggtttcctccaaacctgacacttggcattcaggccaaagagttcaatcttggaccagagaatcttgcCTGAGTcctgtaggtgccttttggcaaatttcaagtgggctgtcattgTCACGGTTCCCTCCGGTACTGTTGCTCATTCTGTGCACCAGTTtgggaggtctacgtcaccggcctcTAGGAACTGAactgtcattacgcacacctggaccCCATATTCTcccctgattagtaattgtataactGTGCGCTTTATTCACCATTGTCTTGTTGATTATTCTTCCAATGTCCtttggtcgtgtgagtacctgtgctgtgttgttttggctttcgtgccgcTTGTATTgcacagatgattacgggtctctttccgtgtggtatcattgtgtgcgtgtatgttacgggtctcaccCCGGTGTATTTTTTCGAGGTACTCCTCAcacttttgtttgggtttcaaccctgtgttttgtatacgtgtttgtttggtcttcgtccccgtgcctttacatggcacgctgtaatttgggtAAATAAAAACCTCTTTACGCATTCCTGCTCCTGTCTCCCAATCCctttataccagcgtgacagtCATGAGCCATTTACTGAGGGGTGGCtaccttctggccactctaccataaaggcctgattgttggagtgctgcagagatggtggtccttctggaaggttctcccatctccacagagtaactctggagctttgtcagagtgaccatcggttcacctccctgaccaaggcccttctcccccgattgcttagttgggatgggcggccagctctaggaagagtcttggttgttccaaacctctttcatttaagaatgatggaggccactgtattcttggggaccttcaatgctgccgaaagtttttggtacccttccccagatctgtgcctcaacataatcctgcctcggagctctaaggacaattccttcgacctcatggcttggtttttgctgacatgcactgtcaactgttagaCCTTAtctagacagatgtgtgcctttccaaatcatgtccaatcaattggatttaccacaggtggactccaatcatgttgtagaaaaatcaaggatgatcaatggaaacaggatgcaccggagctcaatttggagtctcatagcaaagggtctgaatatttatgtaaatggtctatttgttttattttaatacatttgcaaaaatgtctaaaaacctgttttcgctccatcattatggagtattgtgtgtagattgatgagaataaaTTATAATTGAATCAATTCTAGAATAAGGTTTGTGGCAGATGGcagggaggggtgaggggagtgGTTATTGAGAGGAGATATCTTGCAGCCCGCTGGCTCCACTGCCGAGCCTTATATGAACTTCCTGCACCATCGAGGCGAGGCTCTGGGAGTGCCTGGATGTGCTTGGGTATAAAGGAGGAAGCAGCTTGCACAAAGGggcagagaatggagagagaagtgTACGTGATGAagagtgggagaaaagagagtAATATCTGTGTGATTACTTATTGTGATCTGAACTGTCTGAACTGAACTGTTACCCCCCTTGTGTACCGAACCGGATTGGCTGAAGACCCGAGTTTTAGGATTACCCCTGGAGAAGGGAACGGACAATGAGACCGGTTTGTGGACTGTGAAATAGTTGGTGACTTTCCCCCTTTTCCCCAGTGTAGAAAATACCTAATAAACTCCCCATTTGCATTCTAGTTGTGCTAATGGTGCATGTTGTGTTATTGAACTTGGTGATGTGGAAACCCAACACCCTTGAGCATGCTACAGGCTGTAACgaactgtggaaaaagtcaaggggtctgaatacactaTATCACATCATTGTCCCATTATGGCACCTGTAAGAGCACGGGCAGGGCCATTGAGGCCATCTTCATGAGTTGGCAAACATTCTGAAAGGGTACTTACTGCCACCTGTGTGTCATTTGAACAGGTATACAGGCAAGGTTggcgatttactgccacctgcagtaaTGGAATATTTGCTCacaagtataattcattggctgatccctcctggtgacctggatggaattatgtgatccttccttaacccataggaagtcccacccagttgactagcCTAAATCCTCAATGGAAATACACAGGCTAAAACTGGCGTTTCTATCTCTATGATACTAGCTACTGTCGTGACCACGGGTTTGTTGGTAAAttccagaggtgggaccaagtcattgttttacaagtcacaagtaagtctcaagtcttagcactcaagtctcaagtcaagtccgtcaagtatcaagtcaagtctcaagtcttaaactttgagtttcgagtcctaaacaagtcataatgtgctcttcaccaaatgtaataccatttcatatttaacaagagtaatagtatATTAaatttacgcaaatcatgaatgctttaaaaaatatatatatatttattactttccaaataaactttATATTTCCATAGAAATACATGGGTAACCATGAGACAGACACATCAATATGACAACAAAAACTACATATtgtagtactctctctctctcacctaaaACAATCCTGCCATAAAGTTACAATCATTTATTTAAAGGTAGATCTAAACAACTGAACTGAGGTCTATAATTTGAACACTGAATGTCTGAGAAAAAATACAGATTCCAAAGATGGGAGATAAAACCTGAACATGGAGACTATGTGTAATGCATAAACAGTTACATTTTTTCTCATATCTCAGGGCCCTATGATGTATTGCATTTGCAAAGACCAAATTCTATAAAAGTCTGTCAGTCATTTGTACAcgaatgcaaattaattacttaaaaat of the Oncorhynchus kisutch isolate 150728-3 linkage group LG17, Okis_V2, whole genome shotgun sequence genome contains:
- the LOC109907245 gene encoding butyrophilin subfamily 3 member A2 isoform X2 — translated: MKSYSSGSLGIILISLLLETETSHVVSPDPVVAVADDDVILPCSLLNFTKSAGLIVKWSISNLKDPTRKDKVVHFYRDARDSNVDQDESYRGRTSLFKELKNGNVSLKLSRVKLSDEGNYMCYILVPEPNSLVQETIIQLIVVAVSNPVISINGTKGSGVVLKCEAKSWYPKPEMNWLDSERQVLLAGSAETHRDTEGLYIVRRHVTVNKNVTNTFTCRVQLQKLNFTRETEYNVPDEMFPTVPWVWIAVPVLIVCVCGLVVGFMWIKYQKLRKKIDFADQQIQELTDELDSSRIKSDQRIKELTDELGTREQELTEQLAKLKQERAALVSSVDNGCHRFSFSRTLSMSLSNKPLRRNTMAHSMTEKADVKEDEETNPLHQTIRTA
- the LOC109907245 gene encoding butyrophilin subfamily 3 member A2 isoform X1, translating into MKSYSSGSLGIILISLLLETETSHVVSPDPVVAVADDDVILPCSLLNFTKSAGLIVKWSISNLKDPTRKDKVVHFYRDARDSNVDQDESYRGRTSLFKELKNGNVSLKLSRVKLSDEGNYMCYILVPEPNSLVQETIIQLIVVAVSNPVISINGTKGSGVVLKCEAKSWYPKPEMNWLDSERQVLLAGSAETHRDTEGLYIVRRHVTVNKNVTNTFTCRVQLQKLNFTRETEYNVPDEMFPTVPWVWIAVPVLIVCVCGLVVGFMWIKYQKLRKKIDFADQQIQELTDELDSSRIKSDQRIKELTDELGTREQELTEQLAKLKQERAALVSSVDNGCHRFSFSRTLSMSLSNVSIMCMTGLLKACVCVRVCMCGWKLVLDNLKKIVKVCHRKMFIFVSTGMCDSFRNHLEEIQWHIQ